From one Lotus japonicus ecotype B-129 chromosome 3, LjGifu_v1.2 genomic stretch:
- the LOC130746653 gene encoding protein phosphatase 1 regulatory inhibitor subunit PPP1R7 homolog has protein sequence MLGKSFALSSQTQTRNCDIPPTLFVLERTPLSSMEEKEAVEIASSPPPPEAEDDPSSTLLDLTSYQLHDLDSVELPPNLTELDLTANRLTTLDPRIANLSNLNKLSLRQNLFADDAIHPLSSWTTLSSLQELVLRDNQLRNIPDVSIFKKLFVFDVSFNQITSLHGLSKVSDTLKELYVSKNEVAKIEEIDHFHELQILELGSNKLRVMENLASLVNLQELWLGRNRIKAVNLCGLQCIKKLSLQSNRLTSMTGLEGCIALEELYLSHNGITKMEGLSSLVNLRVLDVSSNKLTSVDDIQNLTQLEDLWLNDNQIDSLEGFDEAVAGSTEKLTTIYLENNPCAKLSNYAAILREIFPNIQQIDSNVFS, from the exons ATGCTGGGAAAAAGTTTCGCCCTTTCCTCCCAAACGCAAACCAGAAACTGCGACATTCCTCCCACATTGTTCGTGCTAGAAAGAACACCACTCTCATCTATGGAGGAGAAAGAAGCAGTGGAAATcgcatcatcaccaccaccacctgaaGCCGAAGACGATCCTTCATCGACGCTTCTGGATCTCACCAGCTACCAGCTTCACGACCTAGACTCGGTCGAGTTACCCCCAAACCTCACCGAGTTAGACCTCACCGCGAATCGCTTAACCACCCTCGACCCTCGCATAGCGAACCTCTCCAATCTCAACAAACTCTCCCTCCGGCAGAATCTCTTCGCCGACGACGCAATCCACCCTCTCTCTTCCTGGACCACCCTCTCCTCGCTCCAG GAGCTCGTGCTGCGGGATAATCAATTGAGGAACATTCCAGATGTTAGCATATTCAAGAAGCTTTTCGTTTTCGATGTTTCGTTCAACCAAATCACTTCGCTGCACGGGTTGTCGAAGGTTTCCGATACGCTGAAGGAACTCTATGTATCGAAAAATGAAGTAGCTAAGATTGAGGAGATTGATCACTTCCATGAATTGCAGATTCTCGAGCTTGGTTCTAACAAATTACGG GTTATGGAGAATTTGGCTAGCCTGGTGAATTTGCAGGAGCTTTGGCTTGGACGGAATCGAATTAAAGCTGTGAACTTGTGTGGTCTGCAATGCATTAAGAAGCTTAGTTTGCAAAGCAATCGTCTCACTTCCATGACTGGACTTGAG GGTTGTATAGCTCTGGAAGAACTCTACTTGAGCCATAATGGTATCACAAAAATGGAAGGTCTGTCATCTTTAGTCAATCTCCGTGTTTTAGATGTGTCATCAAATAAGTTAACCTCTGTGGATGACATTCAGAATCTGACGCA GTTAGAAGATTTGTGGCTTAATGACAACCAAATAGACTCACTCGAAGGATTTGATGAGGCTGTCGCTGGTTCAACAGAGAAGCTTACCACCATCTATCTAGAAAATAACCCATGT GCTAAGTTATCCAACTATGCCGCCATCTTAAGGGAAATCTTCCCCAACATCCAACAAATTGATTCTAATGTATTTTCTTAG
- the LOC130746654 gene encoding LOB domain-containing protein 30-like, whose amino-acid sequence MNSSCSNSGGGGCGVGPCGACKFLRRKCVPGCVFAPYFDSEQGAAHFAAVHKVFGASNVSKLLLNLPEQKRLDAVITICYEAQARMRDPVYGCVAHIFALQQQVVSLQGELSYLQGQLATIELHQRPPPSPPQATIAPPLPPPLFSIANLPLAPASNMQVAYDLSSLFEPMGQSSSWHMHHRPVDSHQCFGSATSSGGGGDLQALAHELLHRHGSAPVACSNASSSYSLSK is encoded by the exons ATGAACTCTAGTTGTAGcaatagtggtggtggtggctgtgGTGTTGGTCCTTGTGGCGCGTGCAAGTTCTTGAGGAGGAAGTGTGTGCCGGGTTGTGTATTTGCGCCATACTTCGATTCGGAACAAGGTGCAGCTCACTTTGCGGCTGTTCACAAGGTTTTTGGAGCCAGCAACGTTTCCAAGCTGCTACTTAACCTGCCGGAGCAGAAGCGTCTTGATGCGGTGATCACCATTTGTTATGAAGCGCAGGCAAGGATGAGAGACCCTGTGTATGGTTGTGTTGCTCATATCTTCGCTCTTCAGCAACag GTTGTGAGTTTACAAGGAGAACTCTCCTACTTACAAGGTCAACTTGCCACAATAGAGTTACACCAACGACCACCACCTTCTCCGCCACAAGCAACCATagctcctcctcttcctcctccgctGTTTTCAATAGCCAACCTCCCATTAGCTCCTGCCTCTAACATGCAAGTCGCATATGACTTATCTTCACTTTTTGAACCCATGGGCCAAAGTTCTTCATGGCACATGCATCATAGGCCCGTAGACTCACATCAATGTTTTGGTAGTGCCActagtagtggtggtggtggtgatcttCAAGCATTGGCCCATGAGCTGTTGCATAGACATGGATCTGCCCCAGTTGCATGCTCAAATGCCTCGTCATCTTACTCGCTTTCCAAATGA